The genomic interval GCTGCTTTAAGTTTTTTGGAGGGATTACTAGATTCAGGAAAAGTAGAATCAAAAACAAAAAAAGAAATATTAGATTTATATGAAGAGTTACAAAAAGCTAATATTTCTGATGATTTACAACATTTAATTTTTAAAACAATTGAAAATTTAAAAAAAGAATATTTTGATTTTGGTTTTACTGCCTACAAAAACTTTAAAGAGTAAAACAAAAAAGGGATCCCGACCAAGACACCCCTTTTTCAAGCCAACTTGATTAAATAAATCAAATATCTAAGCATTTTTATTATAACATAAATCACTATAATAATACAAGATATTTCTATATTTCTCCAAATAGGAGGAGAATTTATGAAACTAACAGAACTACAAGAATTAATTAACAAGTATGGAGAAAACACAAAATTTATTGAAATTAAGGAAGAACTAAAGAAATTAGGTTATCCTTGCAAAATTGCAGGTGAAAAAAATGTTTGAAAATTTTAGAACTATTTATATCATAACTAATGCTGATAAAACTATTCTTTCAGCATTTACTTCTGAAGAAGAAGCAAAAAAAGAAATTGATTTTAAATATTCAATTCTTCCAGAAAAATTTTATATTCAGCCTTGCTGTTTGAACATTGATAAAAGTTTTGTTGAAGAAATTAAAAAGAAATTTTAAGGAGATTACAATGAAAGACTTATATTTTATAGATGAAACTACAAAAATAATATTTGCTTTAGTTGAATTACCTGGAAAAGTACAAATGGATTTTTTAGGAATTGAAAGAATTCATTATATCAATAGAGATGTTAGTAAAAATTGGTATGAAGAAACTAAAAATAAAATTATAAATTCTAAGCATCCAAAATTAATGGAAGCAATGAAAGAACTTGAAAGATTGTATAAAGGGATGAAATGATAAGGAGACCAACTATGAAAAGTAGAGAATATATTGAAAAGAAAGTAGAAAAACTTGAAGATTTGAGAAGACAGCTTCTAAAAGAATATCAAGATAAATTGGATAATGGCTATGAAGATGAAGTTCTTTGGCAATATATAAGCACAAAGAACATTGAAATTTGGACTTTAAAAGATATTTTAAATGATTAATTGGAGGCTTAAATGTATATAAAAGATAGAAAAAAAATAGAAAAAGCATTGGCTAACTTAATAAAAGAAATGATAAACCAAGAAATGATTGATGAAAATAAAAAAGAAGTAGCTGATCAATTATTAGCTGCAAGAGAATATGAAATAAGACAAATTTGTGAGAATATAGCTGATCAATATGCTGACATTAAAAAACCACTTTAAAAAGGAGTGGATAAAATGCAAGAAAAGACATTTAAACAATTATTAATGTCTAGCAACTACTATACCTTGAATAAACAAGTAGTTAAAACTTTAGGGATAGAACCTGCTTTCTTATTAACTATTCTTATAGAAGCTTCAGATGGTTTAGCTGATGATGAAGGTTGGTTCTATCAAACTATAGAAACTTTAGAAGATTTAACAGGTTTAAGTAGACATAAACAAAATAAAATAATTCAAGATTTAATAGAAGCTAGTATATTAATTCAAGAAAATAGAGGAACTCCCTGTCGTAGATTCTTTAAAATCAGTTTTCAAGAAATTGAAAATCTAGTTTTTAAAAAAACGGAAACTAGTTTGTTAAAAATTGACAAACTGGATTGTAAAAAATTGACAAACTACTCTGTTAAAAAATCTCAAACTAGTTTGTTAAAAATTGACAACAATAAAGAACATAATATAAATAACATAAATAAAGAATTAAATCATAAAGAAGAAAAAGCTCCTGATGATTTAAAAAAAATAAAAGAATGGTTTAAGAAAAATGAAATTGATTTTTCTAAAAAGCATGAAGATAAAATAATTGAGTTATTAAAAAATAATTCAATAGATTATATTTTAAATTTCTTCCAGGAGCAAATAGATATCCTAAAAAATAAAAAGGATATTAAGAACATTGCAGCAGTTTTTTCAGCTCACTTGTTTAAAGGAACTTGTGAAGTAAATTTACAAGCTATTGAACAAAAAGAGCTTGAACAAGAAAAAAGTAAAAATGAACAAAGAAAGGAGTATCAAAAAAATGACAAAGCTATGGAAGTTTTTAAAAGTTTACCTACAGAGCAGCAGTTGAAAATTGAAGATGAAATTATAGAAGAATTTAAAAATCCTGCTCTCAGAGAAATTAAGAAAAATACAGAAGTAGTCTTTTATTTAATGATTTCTCAAAAAATAAAAGAAAAAATAACTGAATTAGGATTGCTAAGTGCTTAAAAGGAGATATAAATGGGAGAAACTGTAAAAATAAATATGCCATTCGATAAATGGTGTAAATTGCAGAAAGATTTTGAAAGAGTAAATTCTAAGCTTCCAGAGAATGAAAAATTAGATTTTGAAAAATATAAATACTGTGTAGATTGGGGTAGATTATCTTTTGACTTACATGGTATAGAAATGGGAGCATTTAAAAGACTAAAAGAACCTGAATTTTATAACAAGAAAGGAGAAAAATATTAAATGAAATTACATGGAAAATTTTACAGCATTACAACAGGAGGAGTTTATAAAGCTTTGAATGTTGATTTCAAGGAAAGAAAAATAAAAGGAACAAATCAAAAAACTGGTGAGCAAGAATTTAATTTTTCAGATGTTATTTGGCTAGAAAGTACAGGTATAAAAATAAATAAAAACTATATTTATACAGATGATTATGTACTAGCTGTTAAAGATCATAATGTTATTGCTTGTGGAGTTGTAAAGAAAAGAGCAGATGGAAGTTATGCAATAGTTAATAAAAATCAAGGTATAGTAAATCCACTTTTACAGCTTCAGTTCGATGGAGCAAAATTAATAAACTTACAAAATCATAAAATTTATTTTGCTAAAAAAAATCAAAAATAGGAGGATATTATGGGAGTCATACTAGTAAAAAACAATAAAGGTGGAGTTGGAAAAAGCTGGATAGCATTACAATTAGCAGCATACAAAGCCTTTAACAATGAAAAAGTCTTGATATTAACATCAGACTCTCAGAATAATATTTTAAATTATTCTGGAATAAAAGTTGAAGATACTTCAAAAAAAGGACTTGAAGATATGCTTGAAGGAAAGCCTTATATCTTAACTAAGTTAAGACCTAATTTGTTTTTCCTACATCTTCAAGGCTATAAAGTTAAAGGGAATCTTGATGAAAAATTTAAGAAAAGAATTAATAGTTTAAAAGATGAATTTAAACATATCATTATAGATGGATCTCCTGTTATGGATTTAGATTCTATCTTTGTTGATGTAGCTGAACACATTATTGTTCCAACTTTCTTAGATTCTGTCACTACAAGTTCTATTCTAAACTTACTTAAGAAAACTGATATTTCTAAAATTAGAGCTGTAATTCCAAATAGAGTAGGAAGAACAAGAATAGAAAAAAACTTCTACACTTTTTTAAAAGATACACTAACTCGTTCAGGAGTTTTCTTATCTATTCCAATTAATCATTCAGCAGTTATTTTAAAACTACTTGAAAAAGGGACTCTACTTTGGGAAAGTAGATCAAAAAAATTAGATGACATAAAAGAAGTTTTTATAAAAGTTTGGGGTGAGATAGATGATGAATGATGTGATGAAACAATTTGAAAATGCAATTTCTACTAATCAATTAAGAAAATTTGATTTCAAAAGTTACGAAATATCTGACATTGATAAAGAAAAAGTTGAAGAACAAGAAGCAAAACTTTTAAACAGCTTTAGAAAATATAAAAATAATCTTTTTGAAATATGTAGTTCTTTAGCTGAAGTTGAAAAAATACTAAAAGCTTCTGGAAGTTTTATGGCTTGGTATGAAAGTGCAGGGCTTACAAAAGATATGGTTTCTGTTTTTTTAAAACGTTGGAATTTATATAACTATTTTCCTGACTATAAAGATAAAATCTTCAGCTTATCAGATCAAGCTATAAAAATATTATCTCATAATTCAATAGGTTTTGATGATGTAAAAGCAGTTTTAATAACTGAAGCTTCAAAAGTTAAAGAGATAAAACAATTATTAGCTCCAGCAAGAGAAGAATTTAAAAATCATACTGTTGAACAAAAATATTTTAATTTTAATAAAATAAAAAAAATGGAAAAAAGAGTTAAGAATTTAAAAGCTGAAGAAAGAGAAGAATATAAAAAAGAACTTACAGAATATGTAAAAAAATTACAACAACTAATGGAGGAACTATGAGTAATGAGAATCAAAACAATTTAATCAATAAAGAAGAATTGATAAAAAAAGCTAAAGAAACAATAAATTATAATAACTCTCTTGTGGAAGATGATGCAGCAGTTGCTATGCTAGGAATTTCAAGGATTGTTAATTTAAAAAATGAAATAGAAGAACTTAAAGTTTTCATAAAGGTTTTAAATAGATTAGCTTAAAAAAAGACTTTATTATTTTGCACTGCAAATGACTTGCTCGTGTTAATAAAGCCCTGGACAGTTTTATTTTACAGTAAGTTGTTTGTGGTGTCAATACTATTAGGAGGACATCATGTTAAAAATAAGAAAAATAGAAAATATAAAAGATAAATTTGGAATATTTAAAAAGAAAGTAAGTAGACCAATTCTATATAAAGAAATTTATGGAATAAATCAGTTAAGTGCTTGTAATAGAAATGGTTCATATTCAAGCTGGGACTTCACTGGAACAATAAATGAAGTTAATGAATATGAAAAGATATGGTGTAGTAAAGGCTCAAATGGTTTTGACTTTATAGGAGTAGAAGTTTTAAAAGGCTTTCAAGGTCAGTCAAAGTATTATGGTTGGATGTAAAGGAGAAATAATGTTACTAAACATAAAAAAAGTTGGAGAAAATTTTTACTTAGTTAATGGGGAATATACTGCAAGTAGTTTTAATGAAGCTGTTGTAATAGCTTATGAAAATAAAGAAAAAATAAAAAATTTTGAAGTGGAATATGCGGAAACTACTTTTTGGAAAAAAATTAAAAATAAACTTAACTTTCCGTTTCTTTTATTGGAAAGCTGGATGTGATCTTGTGGATATACTTAAATAGCTTTAGCTGTTCTTATGGCTGAGAAAGGTGTTGTTAAAAATGAGAAAAGCGAAGAAAACAGAGAAGAGAGAAATCAAGATAAATGAAAAAAAAACGATAAAGGTTACTAAAAAACCAACTGATGAAAAATTAGAATCAGCATTACTTGCAACAATTATTCTTAATATCTCTAGAACTTGTACAAATCATAAAAGTATATGGGATAAAGAATTAAAAGAAAATGATGGTATTATCCCATTCCAAAAATATATGGAAATATGTAAGGTTCGTGCTTCTGCAGATAAGATATATGAAAAATACTTTGAACCTACAGATGACGACGTAGAAGATGATGTAAGAGGTAATTTCTTTTATACAGAAGTTATGGGAAAACAAGCAATGAAATGTCTTTCAGGTATAAATGAAACTCCAATTTTAACACCTGATGACGTTTCTCAAAAGCTTCCAGTAGGCTTTATGGGAACTCTGTGTTCATGGGCAAGAATGGTTAAAGATTTAGATACTGCAAAAATGAAAGGTGCTGCTAGAAGATTAGGAATAAGTGAAAAAGAATTAAATAAAATCTTTAACTTTTCAGATAAATATATGGCTTGGGTATATGAAGATATTACTTTCAAAAATTAGGTGAATTTATGGAAAAGGCAAAAGAATGGAATACATATGAAATCTGTTTTGAAAAGATATTTATGAAAAAAGAAACTGATAAAGCTTGGCTTCTTGAATTTGAAACAGATTTATTAAAAAAATATAAATTTTGGTATCCTAAAAAATTAATAAAAGTTTTATGTGAAAGTTTGGTTATATCTTATAAATTAAATGATGATGTAGAAAGAAAAATTTTTTACAATGATAAAGAAATTTTTGTATCTACTAAAGAATTAATAAGTCTTTTAGATAAAGCTAAAATAGTTCTATATAGAGAAGCTTCTGATTTTTATGATGATGTAGAACATATTGAAATATATATTCCAGATAAAGTTGAAAAAGAGGTGAATATAGATGAGGACTTATTTGCCTGAACAACTAAATTGTATGG from Fusobacterium pseudoperiodonticum carries:
- a CDS encoding ParA family protein, which gives rise to MGVILVKNNKGGVGKSWIALQLAAYKAFNNEKVLILTSDSQNNILNYSGIKVEDTSKKGLEDMLEGKPYILTKLRPNLFFLHLQGYKVKGNLDEKFKKRINSLKDEFKHIIIDGSPVMDLDSIFVDVAEHIIVPTFLDSVTTSSILNLLKKTDISKIRAVIPNRVGRTRIEKNFYTFLKDTLTRSGVFLSIPINHSAVILKLLEKGTLLWESRSKKLDDIKEVFIKVWGEIDDE